The following coding sequences lie in one Rutidosis leptorrhynchoides isolate AG116_Rl617_1_P2 chromosome 4, CSIRO_AGI_Rlap_v1, whole genome shotgun sequence genomic window:
- the LOC139842575 gene encoding uncharacterized protein — protein MECRRYSCLAWVVYTGFQVASVTYISRLQNLLFDLFEISDVIDLLSVMCAVNQPGDTHPKSVKKRKQSTHQYAAECVGSSDPFVFGSFDGHGVSSAGMTSNIDQNPFVSSLQSVQSYHQHSSVSQGVTNDYEDIGDCNCVCSYCGAMFWYEERLRVSPSSLNYNRCCEGGRVSLPREEVPPQMIIDLLGDKQFMDNIKAYNQMFSMASYGAHIDDHVNNGMGPYVFKIFGQVYHWIGSLCPEEVKLFRTARDKINESDVPDLRIRLFSVIGSRQYEYPTYDALGAIVYGFDDGTRTDYDLIVECKGGTPQCVNKLHMSYMSLQFPLLFVFGQPGYHPGLTLRSISGRTSRHKKKLTMNTFYIYQLHDRFNQFGLLSRCGRLFQQYIVTVYCTRGDHYGSEVGSRTIFPASFTGGPRYMYSHYLDALAICRVYENPRFFITFTCNSKWPEIKRYLHKYSHLSANDRADIISRVFHMKVRIYVSVLKEEELLGSWKAMLYTIEFQKKGLPHCHTLLWTHSLSNSFKPHDVDWYISAELPDPTRDPKAFKVVSEMMMHGPCGLVNKSAPCIQDVEISPSGVFNRDNVCLKRFPKVYNEATYFDKDGFVHYRRRNSGISVDKGICSQDNGYVVPYNRALWLKFHAHINIEWCGWTMLIKYLFKYISKGSD, from the exons ATGGAGTGTCGCAGGTATAGCTGCTTGGCGTGGGTGGTTTACACGGGTTTTCAGGTTGCCAG TGTCACATATATTTCGCGTTTACAG AATTTGTTATTTGATTTGTTTGAAATTTCGGATGTTATTGATTTACTTTCTGTGATGTGCGCTGTTAACCAACC TGGTGATACACATCCTAAGTCAGTTAAAAAAAGAAAACAATCAACTCACCAATATGCAGCTGAATGTGTTGGATCTTCCGATCCTTTCGTCTTTGGTTCCTTTGATGGTCATGGCGTATCATCTGCTGGAATGACTTCTAATATAG ATCAGAATCCATTTGTTTCATCTCTTCAGTCTGTTCAATCGTATCATCAACATTCCAGTGTTTCACAAG GTGTTACTAATGATTATGAAGACATTGGTGATTGTAATTGTGTTTGTTCTTATTGTGGTGCTATGTTTTGGTATGAAGAACGGTTAAGGGTGTCACCATCTTCTTTGAATTATAATCGTTGTTGCGAAGGTGGTCGTGTTTCTTTACCTCGGGAAGAGGTTCCTCCACAAATGATTATAGACTTATTAGGCGATAAGCAATTTATGGATAatataaaggcatataatcaaATGTTTAGTATGGCTTCTTATGGTGCGCATATAGATGATCATGTTAATAATGGTATGGGGCCATATGTATTTAAGATTTTTGGGCAAGTGTACCATTGGATAGGATCTTTATGTCCTGAAGAAG TAAAACTCTTTAGAACGGCAAGGGATAAGATTAACGAGTCCGATGTGCCAGATTTGAGGATTAGGTTGTTTAGCGTGATAGGTTCAAGACAATACGAATATCCAACTTATGATGCATTAGGAGCTATTGTTTATGGCTTTGATGATGGCACTCGGACCGATTATGATCTTATTGTCGAGTGTAAAGGAGGTACACCTCAGTGTGTTAATAAATTACATATGTCATACATGTCCCTTCAGTTTCCTCTGTTGTTTGTTTTTGGTCAGCCGGGCTACCATCCAGGACTGACATTGAGAAGTATTAGTGGTAGAACAAGTAGGCataagaaaaagttaactatgaaTACGTTTTACATTTACCAACTACATGACAGGTTCAATCAGTTTGGTCTTCTTTCGAGATGCGGACGGCTATTTCAACAGTACATCGTTACTGTATATTGCA CTAGAGGTGATCATTATGGGTCTGAAGTTGGATCAAGAACTATTTTTCCAGCATCATTTACAGGAGGCCCTAGGTATATGTATAGTCATTACTTAGATGCGTTAGCCATTTGTCGTGTTTACGAAAATCCTAGATTCTTTATCACCTTTACCTGTAATTCCAAATGGCCAGAGATTAAAAGATATCTCCATAAATATTCTCACCTATCTGCTAATGATCGTGCCGACATAATTTCGAGAGTTTTTCATATGAAAGTCAGGATATATGTCTCTGTTTTAAAGGAAGAAGAGTTACTCGGTTCATGGAAAGCAA TGTTATACACTATAGAGTTTCAAAAGAAGGGATTGCCACACTGTCACACGTTATTGTGGACTCATTCTCTTTCAAATTCCTTCAAACCGCATGATGTTGATTGGTACATATCTGCTGAGTTACCAGATCCAACAAGGGATccgaaagcttttaaggtagtatcgGAAATGATGATGCACGGACCATGTGGCTTGGTTAACAAAAGTGCACCTTGCATTCAGGACGTAGAAATCAGCCCATCAGGTGTGTTTAACAGGGACAATGTCTGTTTGAAGAGATTCCCAAAAGTTTATAATGAAGCAACATATTTCGACAAAGATGGATTTGTGCATTACCGGAGGCGTAACTCTGGAATTTCAGTTGATAAAG GAATATGCAGTCAAGATAACGGATACGTTGTGCCATACAATCGTGCCCTGTGGCTCAAATTTCACGCCCATATCAACATTGAGTGGTGTGGATGGACGATGCTCATAAAATATTTGTTCAAATATATATCCAAAGGCTCTGACTGA
- the LOC139842577 gene encoding uncharacterized protein, with protein MTVRDRTYCTYREACLVMGLLGDHREWLTAMDEAGAAVTSKELRTLFCHILLYRDVADPAKLWRETWKLMSDDIPLRAVASLHMSSIIINSEELQGYILYELQIFLNEHSTNVSDFGLPLIPQHLLDDLQNRLIMEERNYDRDALAIERSILLSKLNQKQKMVCDTVINTNVNRKQELIFVYGHGGTGKNFLWKALTTSLRVEGKIVLAVASSGIASLLLPSSQTAHSQFRIPLDLTDESVCNIKKKTQMATLLTKVELIIWDEVPMNDWKCVETLDRMLRDIFDAPGIPFGGLSFILGEDFRQTLPFKK; from the coding sequence ATGACGGTAAGAGATCGCACTTACTGTACTTATCGCGAAGCCTGTTTGGTAATGGGTCTTTTAGGTGACCACAGGGAGTGGTTAACAGCTATGGATGAGGCAGGTGCAGCAGTAACATCAAAAGAATTACGTACTCTTTTCTGTCATATACTTTTATACCGAGACGTTGCTGATCCGGCCAAACTTTGGAGAGAGACGTGGAAATTAATGTCGGATGATATTCCTCTCCGTGCAGTAGCATCTTTGCACATGTCGAGTATAATTATAAATTCAGAAGAATTACAAGGTTATATACTCTACGAGCTTCAAATTTTTCTAAACGAGCATTCAACAAATGTTTCAGACTTCGGTTTGCCATTGATCCCTCAACATTTACtagatgatttacaaaataggcttATCATGGAAGAGAGGAACTATGATCGTGATGCATTAGCAATAGAAAGATCAATATTGCTGAGTAAGCTAAACCAAAAACAAAAAATGGTTTGTGATACAGTTATTAACACCAATGTGAACCGAAAACAAGAACTAATTTTCGTTTACGGTCACGGAGGTACGGGGAAAAATTTCCTTTGGAAAGCCCTTACGACATCGTTACGAGTTGAAGGGAAAATAGTTTTAGCTGTAGCTTCTTCCGGTATTGCATCATTACTGTTACCATCCAGTCAAACAGCGCATTCGCAGTTTAGAATACCACTTGATTTAACAGATGAGAGCGTTTGTAATATAAAAAAGAAGACTCAAATGGCAACACTCCTAACAAAAGTAGAGCTCATTATTTGGGATGAGGTACCCATGAACGATTGGAAATGTGTAGAAACCCTAGACCGAATGTTAAGAGACATCTTCGATGCTCCTGGCATTCCTTTTGGAGGTCTTAGTTTCATTTTAGGCGAAGATTTTCGACAAACGTTACCATTTAAAAAGTGA